In Nitrospirota bacterium, the sequence ATTGCATAATTCCCTTGCAGGCTTTGACCATAAAATAAGACCGTTGGTTTTTTTCAGTGTAGGCGCATAGGAGGCATCACCGTATTGCGGCACCGGCTTGATAGCTTTCTGCTCTAAGCCTGCGAGTGTTTTAATTAAAATCTCAGCGCCGAGCCTTGAAAGTTTATAAGCAAGACTTCCTGCCGTATCATTTTTTTCAATCTCTATCTCTGTCTGAAGCAGGATATGTCCTGTATCCATGCCCTCATCCATAAGCATCGTGGTTATCCCTGTCGTAGCATCGCCGTTGATAATTGCCCGGCTTATGGGCGCGGCGCCCCTGTATTTAGGAAGCAGTGATGCATGAACATTTATGCACCCGCAACGGGGCAGGTGAATAATCTCCGGTGGAAGGATCTGCCCGTATGCAATGACAACAATGACGTCCGGGTTTAACTGCCTTAACTCTCCAGCGAATGCAGTCTCTTTTACCTTCTGCGGCTGTAATATCATTAGCCCTGTTCTCTGCGCTTCCTGTTTTACAGGGCAGGCAGTCATATGCCTTCCCCTGCCGCTTTGTTTATCAGGCTGAGTTACAACTGCAAGCACTTCATGCCCTGAATCAAGCAGAGCCTTAAGGGATGGGACAGCAAACTCAGGTGTGCCAAAAAATATTATACGCATTACAATAACGGGCAACAAGTAACAGGCAAGGGGTAATTTAAATATCTCTCGCCGGCAATTTTCAACCTGTTGTCTGTCACTTACTGCCTGCCGATACCTTTCTGTGGCGTCTTTTAAAAAACTCTCTTTTGATGCGGCCTATCCTGTCAATCAATAATTTGCCGTTCAGGTGATCAATCTCATGCTGAAGCGCCCTTGATAAAAGCCCGCTGCCTTCCACCTCTACCGGCTTGCCTTTTCTGTCAAGCCCCTTTACCTTCACTTTTTCAGCCCTTTTTACGACTGTCGTATAACCGGGCAGGCTCAGGCATCCTTCCTCAACCTCCATCGCTCCTTCCATGGAAACAATCTCCGGGTTTATAAGGACAATCAGGGTAATAGCCGCTTCCTTGCTTGAGACGTCAATAACAAGCACCCTTTTTGGTACGCCTACCTGATTGGCGGCAAGACCAACGCCAAAAGCCGCATACATGGTCTCTATCATATCGTCAATCAATTTTTGAAGCGCCTCGTCAAACTCTGTAACAGGAGCGGTCTTTTCCTTCAGAATTTTGTCCGGATATGTTTTTATTTCAAGCACAGCCATAGTATCAATAAAAGGGTTCAAGGATTCATGGGTTCTAGTATTTCTTTCATTGCAAAATGCAAAATTAACATTTATCAATTTAAAATGATAATTGTTAATTGATAATTTTTACTTGAATCTTTGACCCCTTGAATCCTTCATTTCCCTTGTTTTTGCCTGTAGTCCTCTATCGCCTTGTGCAGGGCATCGGCGCCCAGATTAGAGCAATGCATCTTCTGGGGCGGCAGCCCGCCAAGCTCATTGGCAACCGCCTCCTTTGAAATCTTAAGCGCTTCGTCAAGGGTCTTGCCCTTGACCATTTCAGTCACCATGCTTGACACCGCAATTGCGGCGCCGCAGCCAAAGGTCTTGAATTTGGCATCAGTTATTATATTGTCTTTAACCTTTATAAAAATCTTCATCACATCGCCGCATACAGGATTCCCTTCTGTGCCTATGCCGTCTGCGTCAGGCAGTTCACCGACATTCCGCGGATTAGTAAAATGCTCCATTACTTTTTCAC encodes:
- a CDS encoding methionyl-tRNA formyltransferase — encoded protein: MRIIFFGTPEFAVPSLKALLDSGHEVLAVVTQPDKQSGRGRHMTACPVKQEAQRTGLMILQPQKVKETAFAGELRQLNPDVIVVIAYGQILPPEIIHLPRCGCINVHASLLPKYRGAAPISRAIINGDATTGITTMLMDEGMDTGHILLQTEIEIEKNDTAGSLAYKLSRLGAEILIKTLAGLEQKAIKPVPQYGDASYAPTLKKTNGLILWSKPARELCNFIRGMNPWPGAYSFLGGKRVKILKAAALDGTGASGLVIKAAQNELTVGAGEGLVSILEVQPEGRPVMSISAFLQGRKISEGMRFYEYAVD
- the def gene encoding peptide deformylase, whose protein sequence is MAVLEIKTYPDKILKEKTAPVTEFDEALQKLIDDMIETMYAAFGVGLAANQVGVPKRVLVIDVSSKEAAITLIVLINPEIVSMEGAMEVEEGCLSLPGYTTVVKRAEKVKVKGLDRKGKPVEVEGSGLLSRALQHEIDHLNGKLLIDRIGRIKREFFKRRHRKVSAGSK
- the nifU gene encoding Fe-S cluster assembly scaffold protein NifU produces the protein MYSEKVMEHFTNPRNVGELPDADGIGTEGNPVCGDVMKIFIKVKDNIITDAKFKTFGCGAAIAVSSMVTEMVKGKTLDEALKISKEAVANELGGLPPQKMHCSNLGADALHKAIEDYRQKQGK